A stretch of Fusarium poae strain DAOMC 252244 chromosome 2, whole genome shotgun sequence DNA encodes these proteins:
- a CDS encoding hypothetical protein (TransMembrane:8 (i305-327o339-359i380-403o409-429i596-618o638-660i991-1013o1019-1039i)) produces the protein MGQSYMRVPEDGDDGNASVSRLSTSNSAHMATTTLQVGGMTCGSCTSAVESGFKGVDGIGTVSVSLVMERAVITHDPQIIPAEKIQEIIEDRGFDAEVLSTDIPNPVTTNTNNNFADYSTAMGNGAATTTATTTLAVEGMTCGACTSAVEGGFNGLEGILKFNISLLAERAVITYDETKISAEQIAEIIEDRGFDATILSTQRDMSYQGEDTTTAQFKVFGCKDATTAQTLEESLTAVPGIRSASLSLSTDRLTVVHQPRTIGLRGIVEAIEAQGLNALVASGEDNNAQLESLAKTREITEWRRAFKISLAFAIPVLLIGMIIPMAFPAIDIGRLELIPGLFLGDCVCLIITLPVQFGIGKRFYISGYKSLKHGSPTMDVLVVLGTTCAFLFSVFSMLISVLLEPHSKPSTIFDTSTMLITFITLSRWLENRAKGQTSKALSRLMSLAPSTATIYADPIAVEKAAESWAKSSDEPTTPRTPRTPTVGGSAWEEKVIPTELLEVDDIVVIRPGDKIPADGILVRGTTFVDESMVTGEAMPVHKRIGDNMIAGTVNGDGRVDLRVTRAGHATQLSQIVKLVQDAQTARAPIQELADKLAGYFVPMILILGMSTFLVWMVLCHVLSHPPEIFLEDNSGGKIVVCVKLCISVIVFACPCALGLATPTAVMVGTGVGAENGILIKGGAALERITKVTQIVLDKTGTITYGKMSVASTDLVPRWAGSDVSKRLWWSIVGLAEMGSEHPVGKAILGAAKTELGMGPEGTIDGSVGDFKAVVGKGVSVTVEPASTTRTRYTVQVGNLVFLQDNGVDVPNDAVEAAEKLNLSAGAGKSQAKSTVNNAGTTNIFIAIDGLYTGYVCLSDKIKEDAAATIAVLHRMGIKTSIVTGDQRSTALAVASVVGIDADNVFAGVSPDQKQAIVQEIQQSGEVVGMVGDGINDSPALATADVGIAMVSGTDVAMEAADVVLMRPTELMIIPAALALTHTIFRRIKINLGWACLYNAIGLPIAMGFFLPLGLSVHPIMASLAMAFSSVTVVVSSLMLNSWTRPVWMDEMAMKDGKKTKTERWILGRGIVGWVREMIGRRGKVEEGGT, from the exons ATGGGTCAGTCTTATATGCGCGTGCCGGAAGATGGCGATGACGGGAATGCCAGTGTTAGCAGACTTTCCACGTCTAACAGCGCGCATATGGCAACAACCACGCTGCAGGTCGGCGGAATGAC ATGCGGTTCTTGCACATCAGCCGTTGAATCAGGCTTCAAAGGCGTTGACGGCATCGGGACAGTCTCCGTCAGTCTCGTGATGGAGCGCGCTGTCATCACGCATGATCCTCAGATTATTCCCGCCGAAAAAATACAGGAGATTATTGAGGACCGTGGGTTTGATGCCGAGGTACTATCAACAGACATTCCCAACCCAGTGActaccaacaccaacaacaacttCGCCGACTATAGTACTGCCATGGGGAACGGGGCCGCGACAACAACGGCGACAACTACTTTGGCAGTAGAGGGAATGACATGTGGCGCCTGTACATCAGCAGTTGAAGGCGGTTTCAACGGTCTGGAAGGCATCCTCAAGTTTAATATTAGCCTTTTGGCGGAGCGGGCCGTTATCACGTACGATGAGACCAAGATTTCTGCCGAGCAGATAGCCGAGATTATCGAGGATCGTGGATTTGATGCTACTATTCTATCGACACAACGCGACATGAGCTATCAGGGAGAAGATACCACAACCGCCCAGTTCAAAGTCTTTGGCTGCAAAGATGCGACTACCGCCCAAACTTTGGAGGAAAGCCTCACCGCTGTTCCAGGCATTCGATCCGCCTCTCTCAGCCTCAGTACAGACCGTCTTACAGTAGTTCACCAACCCAGGACTATAGGGCTCCGTGGCATTGTCGAGGCCATAGAGGCGCAGGGCCTGAACGCGCTTGTTGCAAGTGGTGAAGATAACAACGCGCAACTTGAATCTCTGGCCAAAACGCGCGAAATTACAGAGTGGAGGAGAGCATTCAAGATCTCACTTGCATTTGCCATTCCCGTCCTTCTGATTGGGATGATCATTCCTATGGCTTTCCCAGCGATAGATATTGGAAGATTGGAACTTATACCTGGTCTATTCCTGGGTGACTGTGTTtgcctcatcatcacattGCCTGTTCAATTCGGCATCGGCAAGAGATTCTATATTTCTGGGTACAAATCTCTCAAGCATGGATCACCGACTATGGATGTTCTGGTCGTTCTCGGAACAACATGTGCTTTTCTCTTTAGCGTCTTTTCCATGCTCATCTCAGTCCTTCTTGAGCCGCATTCCAAACCTTCAACAATCTTTGACACAAGCACCATGCTCATCACCTTCATCACACTGTCTCGATGGCTTGAGAATCGCGCCAAGGGTCAGACCTCAAAGGCCTTGTCTCGACTTATGTCACTAGCTCCGTCAACAGCTACCATTTATGCTGACCCGATTGCTGTGGAGAAAGCGGCAGAGAGCTGGGCAAAGTCATCTGACGAGCCCACAACGCCCAGAACACCTCGGACTCCTACAGTTGGAGGGTCTGCTTGGGAGGAAAAGGTCATCCCGACTGAGTTGCTCGAGGTTGACGATATTGTGGTCATCCGACCCGGTGACAAGATTCCAGCAGATGGCATCCTGGTCCGTGGTACCACATTCGTTGACGAGAGCATGGTCACAGGAGAAGCTATGCCCGTACACAAGCGTATAGGTGATAACATGATTGCCGGTACTGTGAACGGTGACGGACGCGTCGACTTACGCGTTACTCGAGCTGGCCATGCTACCCAACTAAGCCAGATTGTCAAGTTAGTCCAAGATGCGCAAACAGCCCGTGCCCCAATCCAGGAGCTTGCCGATAAACTGGCCGGCTACTTTGTTCCCATGATTCTTATCCTAGGCATGAGTACGTTCCTTGTATGGATGGTCTTGTGTCACGTTCTGTCCCACCCCCCCGAGATCTTCCTTGAAGACAATAGCGGTGGTAAGATCGTTGTGTGTGTCAAGTTGTGTATCTCAGTCATCGTCTTTGCCTGTCCATGCGCACTTGGCCTCGCGACACCAACGGCTGTCATGGTCGGTACAGGAGTTGGAGCCGAGAATGGAATTTTGATCAAAGGAGGTGCTGCCCTGGAACGTATAACAAAAGTCACGCAGATTGTCCTTGATAAAACTGGCACGATCACTTACGGTAAAATGAGTGTCGCTAGCACAGACCTCGTCCCGCGATGGGCTGGAAGTGATGTCAGTAAACGACTGTGGTGGTCTATCGTGGGTCTGGCAGAGATGGGTAGCGAGCATCCCGTCGGCAAAGCTATCCTAGGCGCTGCAAAGACTGAACTTGGTATGGGACCTGAGGGCACCATTGATGGCAGCGTCGGAGACTTCAAAGCAGTTGTGGGTAAGGGTGTCAGTGTCACTGTCGAGCCCGCTTCCACAACACGGACGCGATATACGGTTCAAGTTGGTAACCTCGTTTTCTTGCAAGATAATGGTGTCGATGTCCCTAATGATGCTGTTGAGGCTGCAGAGAAGCTCAATCTATCAGCTGGCGCAGGCAAATCGCAAGCCAAGAGCACTGTCAATAATGCTGGAACGACCAATATCTTCATCGCTATCGACGGTCTTTATACAGGCTACGTATGTCTTTctgacaagatcaaggaggaTGCTGCTGCGACTATCGCGGTTCTCCACCGCATGGGCATCAAAACCTCTATCGTGACAGGTGACCAACGGTCCACTGCACTTGCCGTCGCGTCCGTGGTGGGTATCGATGCCGACAACGTCTTCGCTGGCGTTAGTCCCGACCAAAAGCAAGCCATCGTACAAGAGATCCAACAGTCTGGTGAAGTTGTCGGCATGGTTGGCGATGGCATCAATGACTCCCCAGCCCTCGCGACAGCCGATGTGGGCATTGCTATGGTAAGCGGCACTGATGTAGCAATGGAGGCAGCAGATGTAGTACTTATGAGACCTACAGAGCTGATGATCATCCCTGCCGCTTTAGCTCTAACACACACCATCTTTCGTCGGATCAAGATCAACCTTGGATGGGCATGCTTGTACAATGCTATTGGTCTCCCGATTGCCATGGGCTTTTTCCTGCCACTTGGTCTTAGCGTACACCCTATCATGGCGAGTCTTGCTATGGCGTTTAGTAGTGTCACGGTGGTGGTTAGTAGTTTGATGCTTAACTCGTGGACGAGGCCTGTTTGGATGGATGAGATGGCGATGAAGGATGGTAAGAAGACCAAGACGGAAAGGTGGATCTTGGGTAGGGGAATCGTTGGATGGGTGAGGGAGATGATTGGACGAAGAGGCAAGGTGGAAGAAGGCGG CACTTAG
- a CDS encoding hypothetical protein (TransMembrane:1 (o20-39i)) codes for MDFSKNITSLGVGEYTPEGAGLVAAGAVIFVLSCLVLLSPRDKIPVINKYPYDWLSIKAQIAFVTNADGLIKEGFAKFKNPFRMITLVGDRIILPADHFEWIRRHGPQLDHQPLVRKDFFAGYAGFNGTAAISDPNKLLANVIKKKLVQNPHVSKLHNNVQKDILAVWPEDRDMWKAVDWAKDGLSLISRMSASVFVGEELSRDKTWQQVSTNYGMTVFLAARALRMWPRFLRPLVQWVLPACRNCRAEVKRARDVLEKNIAKRAADGKEHDDSITWFNDIAAGKSYDPVAAQLGMSMAAVVTTSELLKQTIIEICAHDLIAPLREEIEAVVHEHGWSPAALTNMRLLDSVIKETQRMNSAVIVNLDREVLSPVTLPNGQYLPKGTALSIYMSRLRSPEVYDNPDSFDAYRYVKLRSQGGKWTYASSATSTSEDHFVFGIGKPICPGRFFAVAEVKTAIATILLDYDVRLAEGYTPKLMPFGFELFADPGVKLEVKRRS; via the exons ATGGATTTCAGCAAAAACATCACCTCACTAGGTGTGGGAGAGTATACGCCTGAAGGAGCTGGACTTGTTGCTGCCGGCGCCGTCATTTTCGTTCTATCATGTCTAGTACTACTCTCACCGAGAGACAAAATCCCAGTCATCAACAAATATCCTTATGATTGGCTCTCGATCAAGGCTCAGATAGCCTTTGTCACTAATGCTGATGGCCTCATTAAAGAAGGCTTTGCCAAG TTCAAAAACCCTTTTCGCATGATAACGTTGGTGGGAGACAGAATAATTCTCCCTGCCGACCATTTTGAATGGATTAGGCGTCATGGTCCCCAGCTTGATCACCAACCTCTAGTGCGCAAG GATTTCTTTGCAGGTTATGCTGGGTTTAATGGCACGGCAGCCATATCAGACCCAAACAAGCTTTTGGCCAACGttatcaagaagaagcttgtTCAAAATCCTC ATGTTAGCAAGCTTCACAACAATGTGCAGAAGGATATCCTGGCAGTTTGGCCCGAAGACCGTGACA TGTGGAAAGCAGTCGACTGGGCCAAGGATGGTCTCAGCCTTATCAGCCGTATGTCCGCGTCCGTCTTCGTGGGCGAGGAGCTATCCCGCGACAAGACATGGCAACAAGTCAGTACCAATTACGGCATGACTGTATTCCTTGCTGCTCGCGCATTGCGAATGTGGCCACGATTCTTGAGACCCCTTGTACAATGGGTCCTTCCGGCTTGCAGAAATTGCAGAGCAGAAGTCAAGCGCGCGCGCGACGTGTTGGAAAAGAACATCGCGAAGAGAGCTGCTGATGGCAAAGAACATGACGATTCTATAACTTGGTTTAACGACATTGCGGCTGGTAAGAGCTATGATCCTGTCGCGGCTCAGCTTGGAATGTCTATGGCTGCTGTGGTGACTACCTCGGAGTTGTTGAAGCAAACTATCATTGAGATCTGCGCTCACGATCTGATTGCTCCACTTCGAGAGGAGATTGAAGCTGTTGTTCACGAGCATGGATGGTCTCCTGCTGCGTTGACGAATATGCGCTTGCTTGATAGTGTCATCAAGGAGACACAGAGAATGAACTCCGCTGTCATTG TCAATCTCGACCGTGAGGTCCTCTCGCCAGTCACACTACCCAACGGCCAGTACCTACCCAAAGGCACTGCTCTATCCATCTACATGTCACGTCTCCGTAGCCCTGAGGTATATGACAACCCAGACAGCTTCGATGCGTACCGATATGTAAAACTTCGTTCGCAGGGTGGCAAGTGGACATACGCTAGTTCTGCCACTTCTACGAGCGAGGATCATTTCGTGTTTGGTATTGGTAAACCTATTTGCCCAGGACGATTCTTTGCTGTCGCAGAGGTTAAGACGGCAATTGCTACCATT